The genome window CCTTGAAGATgatgaaaatacagaaacagactgCTTAAGTTGAACTACTGTCAGCTTTGgttattttatttgttcaacTACTGttagtgatgacattttaatttgatataaatgtgtttattttgtctttatgtaTCCGTTATCTCTTCCCATGTATTTAACCATCCATTTAACCATCTGCCTATCATCTTTAATTCTGACAAACAGTTCAGTGAGCCAACACCACCATCTTCACTGTAGTTTTTCACTACGATATAGAGAAATAATGCTGAATGTTAACAGATTTAGTGTTATTGCAGAAAAATACCAACCATGAATATGATCAAAAACAGGGTTTGATTTCAGGGTCATGTTTTCAGGACGTGTCTAAACATACAGACAGAGCAAAAACAGggacagaatgaaatgaaaagaggatcagaaaatgacaaactaGCATTTTCACAGGATgtaattattaaaaatacacatcagCTCTTTGTTGGTAGATACTGTtgaagaaattaaatattttgtggAACAGATACTGACACCCACACTGAGGTTAAGAGATTTAGGGGCACACTGccaggaaacagtttgttttaggACCAATAAAGAGGaagttcagaaaaaaacagaacaaaatgttaatttggaggaaagatttttaaaaactcagatCCATTCAATGATGCTTCATCATCACTACTTCAAGTGGAGATCTTCCTGACATTTTGTAAAACTGTTTCACTTCCACTGATAAGTTGTTTGCCTTGACAGATAAGtgtgagaaaaatatttacaggAAAAGTTTGTGAACTCTGAGGTGAAACTGGGGTGAGAAATTGTTAAAATGCAAGATACTTCTACTTTACAAgagtattttaattttatgttactttactACAGTTCAGGCAGAAATATTATACTGTTCACTCCATGCATTTGACTGTCAGTTATTAGATTtgcataaaaacatataaaaacatattgataAACTTATAAAATAGAGTTGTTACTGGGTTAATATGAATTACTGTTTGAGGCAGATTTGATTAAAGACTAAATAAATACTGATTTCTGTAGctgatcttttctttttcttgtttcccTTTCCGTCAATCATCTCACGAcccttcagatttattttgtgtcCCTTTAAAACGGGACTGGAACCACTAAGCTAGCTTACTGTTTATAAAGGTAAAACGCGCTCTACCTcgagcagctacaacagtaaaactgCTAATGTGCACTGGTGTAATATTAACAATCTAATGTTGTCTTATGATGATATACCATTTACCGAGGCAATTTTCTGCACAccgagtacttttacttttgatacttaagtACATTCAGCTGACTTGTACTTGCAGTctagtatttttatattttggtaTTGGGACTTTTATTGAAGCTGGCTAATTTGGTAACCTTATGTTTAGCCAGATAGATCTGAAAGTAGCTGGTAAAGTTATAATTTATGTACTCCTAGGTAGCCTAATATGTAATAATACATCATAATTCAACTGTTGGTTAGATTCTTTACTAATAATCAGAGGCGAATCAACAAAGTAACTCACAGCTAAAGATGTGAAataagtaaaaagtacaatattacCCTCTGAAGTGGagcagaagtataaagtagtgTAACGTGGAAATTATTTGTATAaaatacctcaaaattgtacttaagtacagtttagTTGGTGATTTCCTCCCAGAGTTTCTCTAATGAATCAGGAGTCACAAACACCAGGATCATTCTTTATGAaacttaaacacaaacatttgtaaaagaaaatcatttcaaCCTGCTGATTTTAAGGAAAATTTGGAGGATGCTGCCTTTTTCCTCTATCTTATCAACAGTTTGACTAATCCTGGAATTTTACAGTGACTTTAGAGTAAAGCTATACTACTACATTCACCCTTTCATTCCATAGTGAAACACTGTCTGACTTTTGTTAAACCCAATGAAAACCTTTGTTGACCCGTTGACACCAGCAGTcagtattcagatccttcactTACAGTAAGTATAAATACTGCAACAtagaaatactccattacaagtaaaagtctgCTTCTAAATGTACTAGTACTCGTGATGTCGAAAATAACCAGTGTTGTACCATTACATATTATAATACACTATAGCTGATGCATCAATGAAAATTCaacttgttttgtgtgtaaaatcttaattgATAAGTAACTAAAGCTGTTGAATAAATGTAGTTGAGTGGCAGCATTTGTTTCTGAGATGTAGTTGAGTAGAAGTAACTAACATAAAATGAACATACTCAAATTTGTATTTAAGTAAACCAAAGGAGTAAATGAGCAGTTCTTTCTTAATTCCACCACTGCCTGCagcaaacagttgttttttttattgtgaacaCCAATAGAGCAGCGATCTTGCTTCCTTGAACCGTTTCATTTCCcgttttctgtctgactgagctgctgctgtcgcTCTGAAGCAGGTCCAGCTCTTCACCTCAGCTCTTCATCAGCTTATCGCTCCACCGCAGGACAACTGACTGCATTACCTGCAAATGGTGAGACCTTTCTGTCCTCTAAAACCAAAGAAAaggcacagagaaagaaatgtagagagagagggaatcaCTGAttcagacacagaggaagaaagtaTACACTTTCATCATATTTCTTGCTGAATGTTTCTTGATGTAACCTTGAAACATTGTTAGGTACTGTTTCTTTACCAGAGTTGGAGCTTCTGTTGTCCTGGTCAGGATGTCTGCAGGTCTTTAAACTCAAATCTAAGTCATTCATTTCATAGTCTTGTATGTGAACTTATAATATCTTAATTTCCACATAGAATATCATATTGTATAAAAGATGTGTGGATAATGGGTGAAAACATTCATTACAGAGCAGTCCTGTATGTCAGATTAGATTTCTGATTATGATCATTATAAAAATGCACAAGCAGCCATTTGAGAAAGTACAATCAAGACCATCCAGTTATGTGGCcttatatctgtgtgtgcagggatATTccttaatgaaaaaaatatgtggtATAGTTATATTGTTAGGGTTTATGGTAAGCCTCCAGGAAATGAATAAGTCAGTGCACAGTTCTTCTAAGTGTGTCTGTAAGTTGTTGTTCCGGGCATCTGTTTTGAAATGCTGTTCCACTTTGcacataaaaaaatctgaacagaaacactagaaatttggagaaaaaatattacaaatgttTTACACTAAGTTGAAGGGTAAAagttgtttgctttgtttataGACATTCACAGGccttggttaaggttaggtacTGGCACTCTTTAAATTACAACATCCAAAGTTCACATTACAGTAGTGGATAGAAACAAGTATCAATTcactgtttgcttgttttttttgctgatttaaATGGAAACTTGCCTTGTGTATCTGTGTTCAGGCCCCCCAGTGGCTGAGCTGCATTACTGCAGTGTTGGTGCTCTTGGTTCACGTTTCCCCAGTGGTCACACAGACATGCACCAGGGGAAAACCGGGGTATTCCTGGGATACCAGGTACCCATGGGCCTGATGGCAGAGATGGTCCCAAAGGAGCAAAGGGAGACCCCGGTGAGCTCATATTAGATAGTATAtagttttttggtttttttttggtagtAGACTATACAATAGCCTTTTGAtttacagcaaaaataaaacacctgtGTTGTCTTTGGTACAACAACCTTGTGCCatgtaattttgtttgtttgttattgtatGAGCAGGTGAGTCAGGCCAGCCTGTCAGGGGTCAGAAGGGGATGCCAGGTGTGAGGGGCCCCCCAGGACGGCCTGGGATGAAGGGGGATGTGGGTCTGCCGGGGCCTCCTGGCTTTCCAGGCCAGCCGGGGGAGAAGGGAAGAGCCTTCAACCCCTCCAACCCCTCCAACCAGGAGAGCTCCTTCTTCTCCCAAAAACGAGTGACATCACAGCCACAAGAGTTGGACACTGCCATCAACTTCAACAGGTCAGTGAAGGTTTGTGGTCACAGAGACGGAGAGCAGGAGTGGTATTTAACATGATGTGATGCAAACTAATGAGAGAgtgaacagaaagagaaaggagaggttAAAGGGCAGGATCAGTTGAATATCTCTGATGGTTTTGTGAGGTTTGATTTTGTCCACCGCTAAAGTCTCTGAAAAGTTTGTATTttactaaaacaaaacatgagatggaggaacagaaaatgtttcctgATGATAGAGGTAGAATACAACAAGCATAAAATcctaaataaaaactgaaatgtttgtgCAAACTTCCCACAGAGAGATTTTACCAGATCTGGAGCCACAGTTTCAAGGAGTTTCACTGACAAATGGATCGTTCACATGCACCATCAAAGGCATCTATTTCTTCAGTTACCACGTATCAGCAAAGAGCAGAGTGAGTCTGAACAGTTTGAACTGTGTCGAAACTTTCAGGCTCTGATTTGATCTGAAGTGTCACTGTGGTTATTTTTGCTCCTGACTCTTTGTATGATAATCTCAGGTGTGTCTGAAGCTGGTGAAGGGCAGTGACACTCACTTGATGATGTGTGACATGGCCGATGGTTATCTGGTCACCTCCGGCTCAGCCGTCCTGGAGCTGAATGTCGGAGACGCGGTCTCGCTCCAGGCGACCAGGTACAACAGCATTGTGACGATCCAGAGCAGCACCAGCCACACCTTCACCGGCTTCCTGATCTTCCCCACCACTTAGTCACAGCCTCTCATCCACACAGTTATAGGTCATAAAATCAGACTTTCAGAGATATTCACAGCAGTTAAAtgaaatatgtgttttctgtaataGTATAAAGACTGGGAGAATAAATAAAGGTTGGCACAGCAATCATATGTTGCATGTTTTAGCAATAACAGTCAATACAAATCATGTATACTTTTAAATTactacatgacatttttataggGAATTCCAACCTTTCCAGCAGCCAGGAGGTTTTAATCTTTTAAGCtttattcagttgttttcagtacattttaaaGGTGCAGTCTGTAATCTAAGTATAAATGCTGTGTCCCACCTTCAAAAAGCACAAGACTGAAATCTGCTTTTGCTTCCATATTGACTGAAATACATCTCATACACTGTAACATTAAACAACCAAGTCTACATTAGTGATGTTTCCTGAGTCTGttactgtaagtgtgtgttttattcagtttaaaaGCACTTGAGGAAAATGATGTATTCTCTAAACTTCAAATCTCTATTGTCATAAAGATTGACTGCAATTACTGATCGTGTCTTACCATTGTCAGATGTTTCACTTTGAACAGATTAGAATTAAATGAGTATAAAAAATCCTCTCAAGCTTGGACTCAAACAtgctcaaacaaacacacttaacaAGGTGAAAAGCCAGTAGCATTTACTTAAAGAATAGCATTAGTATTTTTAAAACTAGGCCTTGTTTTGGGTTTAAATGACTGATTGGAAATTGGGATTTTTATTGTCCTAATTTAGAGTAGGAAATAAATTGcctgtgtatccaaagcctgactTACTATATATTATTCTTCTGTGTCATGGACCTCCATTGGTGTCTACACACTAATCAGGAGCATTATCATACAGTGGGAAAAAAGATAATACTGATTATTTAAGCATTAAATAAGGTTATTATTCATATAATGGAAACATATATACAACAGTAATAATACTGTATAATGACTTATtagaaataaattattaattgttGTGGTGTGTAACATTTCCTCCATTGgctctctgtttaaaaacactgaggtATCAGCTGTGTAGAGTTGAACTCACTCTTCTGACTGATACCAGGCCAGAGGTCATTAATTATCAATCACACCACATCAAGTTACCAGACATTTAACCTTACAGCTGTATGGATGGTAAACAGACAGTGTTACAGGAAGTTAAGGATTTGTGGACTGTTGCATTTGTAGTTTTTTGCCATCAGATTT of Lates calcarifer isolate ASB-BC8 linkage group LG12, TLL_Latcal_v3, whole genome shotgun sequence contains these proteins:
- the LOC108874765 gene encoding LOW QUALITY PROTEIN: collagen alpha-5(IV) chain-like (The sequence of the model RefSeq protein was modified relative to this genomic sequence to represent the inferred CDS: deleted 1 base in 1 codon), translated to MLHHFVLVIGALLSLATPMLVAMETCPAAGIPGIPGMPGLPGRDGRTGEKGEKGEAGAEWQGSLSPQRGEKGEPGLMGFPGKRGQSGEPGEPGIPGLAGPPGEPGERGYVIRQTTERVTRIVGVQEKAAFSVARGTNEYPEKASVIRFTTVITNINNDYDTGTGHFRCRVPGTYYFVFHTSLEDRLCVLAETGPKTVNIVLRSSPWEETGGLAVYLQRNQEVWLETKDYRGMRGSPNGYSAPQWLSCITAVLVLLVHVSPVVTQTCTRGKPGIPGIPGTHGPDGRDGPKGAKGDPGESGQPVRGQKGMPGVRGPPGRPGMKGDVGLPGPPGFPGQPGEKGRAFNPSNPSNQESSFFSQKRVTSQPQELDTAINFNREILPDLEPQFQGVSLTNGSFTCTIKGIYFFSYHVSAKSRVCLKLVKGSDTHLMMCDMADGYLVTSGSAVLELNVGDAVSLQATRYNSIVTIQSSTSHTFTGFLIFPTT